The genomic segment CCCACGACCGTCAGAGCCTGTCAGGAGCTGGGGATTGATATCATCCCGGGAGTAAACAACCCATCGGCGATCGAGGCAGCCCTGGAGATGGGACTGACAACGCTGAAATTCTTTCCCGCCGAAGCCTCGGGGGGGATCAAGATGATCCAGGCGTTGAGTGCTCCCTATACCCAGGTCCGCTTCATGCCGACAGGTGGGATCAAGGCTGAGAATATCCAGGACTACCTGGCTCTCCCCAATGTAGTCGCCTGTGGTGGCACCTGGATGGTAGATAAGAAGCTGATCCAGGCACAAGCCTGGGATGAGATCGGCCGGATGACTCGCGAAGCAGTGAGCCTTATCAACGGATAACAATCGGGAAGCTAGCCGTGGATCCATTCATTAAAATCCATCCAAAAGATAACCTTGTTGTCGCACTCACAGAGTTAGAGCCCGGAGAGACACTGCTGATCGAAAAGCACTCTGTGACGGTCAAACAGCCGCTGGCTCCGGGTTCCAAGTTCGCGATAAAGCAGATTGAGCCAGGCTCCCAGGTGATTAAATATGGCGAGCCGATCGGCCTGGCAACCCAGGCGATCGGGATAGGGGAGTGGATTCATACTCATAACCTGAAAACGGCCCTCACCGATACCCATGAGTATCACTATCAGCCAGAGTTTGCCTTTGAGCCAAGTCCTGTTGCAGGACGAGAGATCCAGGCCTATCTCAGGGACAATGGTGATATCGCGCTGCGCAATGAGCTGTGGGTGATCCCAACTGTGGCCTGTGTTAACGGGATCGCCCGCCAGATCATCGAGCGCTTCAAAAAGCAGCAGGCGCTCAACGCGATCGATGGTATTGAGCTGCTGGCTCACCCCTATGGCTGTTC from the Dongshaea marina genome contains:
- a CDS encoding bifunctional 4-hydroxy-2-oxoglutarate aldolase/2-dehydro-3-deoxy-phosphogluconate aldolase; this translates as MKQLTEQLAELKVIPVIAVENAQDIIPLGKALADNGLPAAEITFRSEAAAEAIRLLRESQPRMLIGAGTVLTPQQVQAARDAGASFIVSPGFNPTTVRACQELGIDIIPGVNNPSAIEAALEMGLTTLKFFPAEASGGIKMIQALSAPYTQVRFMPTGGIKAENIQDYLALPNVVACGGTWMVDKKLIQAQAWDEIGRMTREAVSLING